TGCCGGTAATTTTTAACCGCCGAATGAGTTGCCCCATTCCGTCCTGTATTGCTGTCACTATTGCGGCTACAAGTGCACCTCTACAGCGAGCGGCAGATGATCCGACAGATGGGTCCACGGCTTGTTGCCGAGGATCTGTGGGTCATGGCTGCTGGCATTGCGCAGGTAGATCCGGTCCAGCCGCAGCAACGGAAAACGTGCCGGGTAAGTCTTGGCCGGGCGTCCGTGATGACGCTCGAAGGCTTCGTGCAGATAGTCGCGACGAGCGAGCGCGACATTGCCCTGCAACTGCCAGTCATTGAAATCGCCAGCGATGATTACCGGGGCGTCATCGGGCAGGGATTCGAGTAACTGGCAGAGCAGCTGCAACTGCAACTGCCGATGACTTTCCAGCAGACTCAAATGCACGCAGATCGCATGCACTTCGGCATGCCCCGGCACGTCCAGTACACAGTGCAGCAGACCCCGGCGTTCGGGGCCGGTGATCGAGACATCGAGGTTGCGGTATTCACGGATCGGGTATTTCGACAGCAGCGCATTGCCATGGTGGCCGTCGGGGTAGACGGCGTTGCGCCCGTAGGCGAAGTCGCTCCACATGCTGTCGGCGAGAAATTCGTATTGCGAGGTTTGCGGCCATTCGTTGTAACGGCTCGAATGCCGTTCGTGTTCTCCCACTACTTCCTGCAGAAACACCAGGTCAGCGGAGGTGCTGCGCACCGCTTCGCGCAGTTCCGGCAGGATGAATCGCCGATTGAGCGCGGTGAAGCCTTTGTGGGTGTTGACCGTCAACACCCGGAGACGATGGATGACGGGCGCGTCGACAACATGACGCTCGGGATCGCTGGACACGTTCACTCCTCTGGATTGCGGGCCGCTTATTCATGCGACTGATGGGGAGGGGCGGCAGTTCCTTCTGATCAATCCACAAAACCTTGTAGGAGTGAGCCTGCTCGCGATAGCGGTGGATCAATCAACATTTGCGTCA
This region of Pseudomonas sp. R84 genomic DNA includes:
- a CDS encoding endonuclease/exonuclease/phosphatase family protein, encoding MSSDPERHVVDAPVIHRLRVLTVNTHKGFTALNRRFILPELREAVRSTSADLVFLQEVVGEHERHSSRYNEWPQTSQYEFLADSMWSDFAYGRNAVYPDGHHGNALLSKYPIREYRNLDVSITGPERRGLLHCVLDVPGHAEVHAICVHLSLLESHRQLQLQLLCQLLESLPDDAPVIIAGDFNDWQLQGNVALARRDYLHEAFERHHGRPAKTYPARFPLLRLDRIYLRNASSHDPQILGNKPWTHLSDHLPLAVEVHL